From the Thermococcus sp. genome, one window contains:
- a CDS encoding RNA 2'-phosphotransferase gives MNRVKVSRLMAYILRHSPEEFGLEPDSEGFVPLEELVKALKSIYPDVTKEFVREIVEKDPKGRYEIRNGKIRARYGHSFPVSLNHKEDLDSRILYHGTPRRNLPSILREGLKPMKRQFVHLTTSKSEAIETGRRHGRDVVLLIIDADCLRRKGLKIYRAGKNVRIVDRVPPECITLAV, from the coding sequence ATGAACCGGGTGAAGGTCAGCAGGCTGATGGCGTATATCCTGAGGCATTCACCGGAGGAATTTGGACTAGAGCCCGATAGCGAGGGCTTCGTCCCACTGGAAGAGCTTGTAAAAGCCCTGAAGAGCATCTATCCCGACGTTACCAAGGAGTTCGTGCGCGAGATTGTAGAGAAGGACCCAAAGGGGCGCTACGAGATTAGAAATGGAAAAATCCGCGCCCGCTATGGTCACAGTTTTCCGGTAAGCTTAAACCACAAGGAAGACCTCGACTCAAGGATTCTATACCATGGAACACCGAGGAGAAACCTGCCCTCTATTCTCAGGGAAGGGCTCAAGCCGATGAAGCGACAGTTCGTTCACCTAACAACGAGCAAAAGCGAGGCCATTGAAACGGGCAGGAGGCACGGGAGGGACGTGGTTCTTCTCATCATAGACGCAGACTGCCTCAGAAGGAAGGGGTTGAAAATTTACAGGGCCGGAAAGAACGTGAGGATAGTCGATAGGGTTCCGCCAGAGTGCATCACTCTGGCAGTCTGA